In Papaver somniferum cultivar HN1 chromosome 9, ASM357369v1, whole genome shotgun sequence, the genomic stretch TGGTGGTGTTTCtgtgaagaatgaagaagaaggataCGTTGCAGACGCTGATGGAGAGAGAGATGGTAATGGTTTTTTTAGATCTGGTTATGTGGAGGCGGAGAAGACGAGAAGAAATGTTAAGTAGCAGAGATAGAAAGGGTAGTTTAGTCTCTCCACACTAAAAAGATTCAATTGGCTATTTGACCCAGGCCGAATCCTAACTGTCTATATGGCCCATAAAACTCCcttttttggctatatagcccattttctgatCTTTTTGTTCACTTAGCATATCTGAATTTCCTATTTGCCTCGGAATTATCCCTGTAAGATTGTTTTTCGATAAATCTAATATTTGGAGATTCTGACAATAACTAATCTCGTCAGGGATTGTTCCTTGGAATTTGTTGGACCTTAAAGAAATGATCTTAAGAACATTGTATGAACCAAACTCAGTGGGTATACTCCCTCTGAAATTGTTATTTGCTAAACTCAGAACTTCCAGGTCTGCAAATATACTGAAGAAGTTGAAAACAAGAGTACCATCAAGAAAGTTGTCTTGCAGTTGAAGATACCTTAATGATTTTACTTGTTCAAGCTCATTTGGAATATGTCCGGTGAGATTGTTTTTGCCCAGGTTCAGAGATAGAAGTTTTGAGCAATTCCCTATACTAGAAGGTATAATTCCAGATAATCTGTTATGGGACAGATCAATAAATAAAGTAGTAAATTCGGAATCTTTTGAGCAAACACTGCCTTCAATAAAGTTTTCCTTCACATCaaagacactaaggtgtttgagcTTATAAAGGCAATTTGGTATGGTTCCTGTTACGTTATTACCACTTAAAATAAGACGTCGAAGAGAAAACATCTCGCAGATTGATTTTGGTATGAAACCTTGGAAATTGTTAAAAGAAAAGTCAAGAGAGTCTAGGGATTTTAGACTAGAGATTGATGAATGGATATAGCCTTTTATGCTGTTTCCATAGAGTTCTAAAGACCGCAACTGAGAAAGGTTATAAATTGAGAAGGGTAGAGTTCCTTGAATTAAGCAGGATGAGGCAGGAAGACTGACCAAAACGGTGCATTTGAAATGGTACTCGGAATGGATCCACTTACATTAGTATCTGATATAACAAGAGTTTTAAGCTTAGGCCATTGATGTTTGAACATCCTAGTTAGATCAGGATGAAGATCATAATTCCCACTCAAATCAAGCTCTTTAAGTTGAGGAAGATAAGGAACAGAACCTTGTAGTCCACACCGAGATAAGTCCAGAATAGAAAGTGAAGTTAAATTCAAAAATTGCATTAGGAATGGGGATTTAATTAAGGTGATTCTATTCAGAATATGTGGCCTTGGTTAGATTAATACCACTTAACCTTAACACTTGGAGACTTACCAACCCTTTTACCCATTTTGTTGATGATAATCCTAAGCATGAGGTATAATAATTGTCCTCAAAGCAAGATAAATCGGGGTATCGTAGAGAAGTTAGGTTGGCAAATTGAATGGAAATTGATTCTGTGAAGTTCGAGTAGGAGAGATCAAGATGAGCAAGTCTGGTTAGATCAGAAAAGTATAGTGGGATTTGCGATTCCTGAAAATCGTTGTACCCGAGATCAAGATACTCCAAATAAGTAATGTTAGAGAGCGAAGGAGAGAGTTTACCATGTAGTGCAGTATTTGGACACATACCGCCAACACCTTCACGGTAGTGAATTTCATGCTCTGTATTTCTCAAATCAATTGACATGACATGAAAGGTGTCACTGGAACATCTAATTCCACGCCAGTGGCAACAGTTCGCATGGTGGCTTCCTTCTTGCCATGAAGATAAACGGTTTGAAGGGTCACGGAGAGATAATTTGAAATCTAAGAGTGCTCTTCGCTCAAATTCATGACATCCATGACTGGCTAGTGGGAAATAAGTGATGACGATCAATAAAAAGAAGAAGCAGGAATGAAGAGAAAATGAAGTAATTTGAGTTTTATTACTGAACGAATTCATGGCTAGTTTTGAACAATCTTAAATTAAACTTTTTCAATTATATACTCAAGTTTTTGCTTTGATCAAATGAATGTGCAGAGAATGGAGaatttttttgatgggggcgttttttgAAGGGGATATGGGGACCAATGATATATCTACACGTGCACTTGATATTAAtgaattatgtttccaaaaatGACAATACCAATTAAGAAATaaattttctctccaaaaatacacttctttcatatttttgaAAACATAATTCATTACTATCAAGTGCACGTATCAACATATCATTGGTATCCATGTCCCCTTCAAAAAACGCctccatcaaaaaatttctctaaAGAATGGTTTAGATATAGATTGGTCTTCATAGCATTTCATAACATTGTCCTAGAGCTTGACTTCGAGAATcacatgtttttttgtttttgtctttTGACGATCACCGAGAATCACAAatagctagtttttttttttttctgtgggTAGGCCCCAACATATTGACGTTAACTCGTTAAGTGTCCTTCATGTCAGGTATTTATGATTTAGGCTTAGTCCTATGAGttagatatctagctgctagattggccatgcACGTCATCCTGAGCAACCTCCTATGGTATTGCTAATCTAGCAGCGAAACGCTGAATAAAACAGCGCTAAACGCCGAATGGTTCGGCgctacataattttatttttttataaactaATCTCTCTCTCCACCTTTTTCCTCTCTCTCCAATTTTTCCTCTCTCTCCTTTTTTCCCTCCCTCCATCACGTTCTTCCTCTTTTTCCCCTCTctcttttcctctttttcttctctctccaTCACATTCTCTCAaaaattagtaaaatatataGAGCGCCGAATGGTTCGGTGTTTATGTCACTTTTTGAGCGCCGCacggttcagcgtttcaatctcgctgatagttggactgcgagcactTATTAGgtgagagaactatcaactatcactattaattttttccaacacttttttcttgatttgcaacactttttggccaatctagcactccAATCTGGCTCATAGGAGTTAGCCTTATACCATGTTCGATGAAATTTCATATAAAACTTACATGTGCACTATGAAAAATTCGAGGACATTTCATTATAAGACTTACATGTGCACTATGAAAAACAATCGGTTTGTATTTGTACAACATCGGTTTAGTCGTTTAGAACCCGTAAAATTAAGTTCGATTGAAGAACTAAGTAAAATTTGCGAGCGGCATATCTTCTTCGTTCTGTATCCGATTTGTGTGTTCTAGTAGCATATATCACATAACAAGCCCTTAACCCGGTGCATATACAGCGGGCGCTACTTATTTGAAGTGACACACATGGGAACATTGGCAAAACACAGTTTTACAATGTATATAGTAAATAACCAAACTATTAATATGCTTTGATATATTTTGTGTGTGGATAATAGTGAAATGGTGAATTTTCTCCGCAATCAAGTGTGAAAAATGTTTATTCATGCAGACACCACGTATATATACATGGGCCACGAAAGCTCCCCAAATATCGTGCAATCCTAATAATAAAATTGTAACACGtaggaaaatgggtcatttgtccaaatatttttaaatcacggttcaaatggacgagtaaaaaatagtttgggtgaaatggccaaaagaaaatagtaaggatgaaactggtttcatcctagcttaaatttaaaagacagtaaggatgaaactggatacatcctgtgtaaattaaaaataagaaaagatatttgaaaatgggcacgatgaaattggttacatccttcctatttttacatttttgtccatttaaacagtatcaaaatctaactgtccatttcacccagaaattgttgattttggtctttttaaccaattttgtgtataggTAAGTAAAGCCAAGTCATAAGTGGACTTatagatttttttaatttttttttacacaGATAAGTGGACTTTAATTAGCTCATAAGAATTGTACTCATTTATCCAACCGACCAAAACACCTATCATCTCCAAGTGATGCACCCACAATGACCACCGAATTCTAATCACCTATACAGTTTGGTCATAATGTGGTTATAAGTGGATTTAGCTCATATCAAGTCCATTTCTTATTAAACTCTCATCCGACTCGTATTCTAAGAAGCCAACGTCCACCCAAGAGTCTAGAAATGTCGACACCATTAGCTTTGTTTTCGAGTCTTTCCATATAACAGAACTCATAGGATTAAATGAAATATTTTGGATATATTTTTACTTTCATGATGGTTATATGATCTTTCTGTTTGCAGTTGCTTTTCTGACAAGAAATACGTGATTGCAGGATGCATGGGCGCCCAAGGTTAATCTTATTGTTGTCTGTTTCAAGCCTGCGAGACTAATAATAATTTGATGCCTCAACTGACTAGCTATCCTCGTGTCCTGCGTCCTGGTAAACCATTCTCCTATTTCTGAAATGCTGAAGGCATGCTCATAGTCATAACCCCGAATGATTGAATTCACAAAGAATGCTAGGGTCGAAATTGTAAGATAGTAGTACCAGTTTAACAGCGACGACAGATAAATAAAGCAAACAAACTTATATTAAAGTAAAAAGAACGGAATTCTAGATTAATTTAATTAAGTCTCTAGAAATACATTGAAAGTAAATGCTAGAGCATGCACTGATGACTGATGCACCTAAACCAATTGTTAAGTGTACGTCAAGGGTGCACAACGAAACATAACATCGATCATGGTCTTGCTTGTTTTGGATACAATTCTTCCGTCTTTTAACATCTCTTCTTTCAGTTGTAGGGATTGTTGTAGATAATTGTAACCCGTAAACATCATCTAATTTGCCAAAACCCTTAAAAGTAACTTGTAACTCTGGTTTCTACAAATCTTTCAAAGAAGTAACATTAgtttctcccaaatctttcaaagaaGCAATGCTATGCCTGTGAGGAACTGCGTCAATGGAATAAGCCTTATCATCATCCCAAAGTTCGTTTAAGGTTGAAGTTTTAGGGTCATAGCAACAGAGTCTATAGCCAAAAGGTGAATAGCGTTTGTAccacaataaaatgtcattcctggtTGTGATTCCCAATCGTATTATTCCTGATTTCTCTTCCCGCTGTATGCTCAACTCCTTAATCCAGTCTAACGAACTTTCGCTCTGGTTGTTTAGTTTCGGGCCGCCGGTgctaatattatttttcttgtatACACATATGTCAGTACTGCCGGAAACTTTACAGTTTGTATGAACCAAGTACAAATGATTATTCCCTCCAAGCAACTTGAGTGGACAAATAAAAGTTGGAATTTCAAAATCTTTATAATTTAATAAACCTGGCAATGGAATGTAATCGAACGTCTCACCTTCCAAATTAAAGGCCACAATCTCACATTCTTGTAATCGAACCAAAACAGGATCACTTACGTATAACCAGTACAGTACTCCATTTGCATAGATGcctgaaaaacaaacaaatctacATCTTTTATAACGATCGATAAATCCAATGTATCTCCACTCACCGCCAACAGTATATCCTTGAACATGTGCCTTATGTCCCTCCGCAGAAGGATTGTGATATATTGTCACAACCTTATATTCATTAGTTGAGGGACAATAGCCAAACCCACTTGATAAACGACCAGAGTAATTACGCCCTGTATTTGATATATCCCGGGGGAATTCGGAGTAATTAATCGGAAGAACCATAGATTCTCCGGTTAACGGGTTGCAGATTAGGGAAGGAATTGTGCCGGAACAAACCAAACCATTACAAGACCCAACCAAGCCGGTAGGTATGTTGCGAGGGTAGTAGTATTTGATATTTGCTTGATCATACACATCTGCGTAGAAAAGTTCTGTCCTAACCGGATTGCTTTTACCTTTTGCTCGGCTCCCACAATCTGCATGACAGGATTTGAAAAGGAAACCCTGCTTATCAGTTTTACAACGGAGGATTactctccaagttgagcatacacgtTTGGCATGTAAAGCTGGCTCAATTGGTAATTGAAGAAGTATGTTTTCTAAGATATCATCACTATGAAGATTCTCCATGATTGTTTCTGTTGCTGATTGATACTGAATTCTTCTGCTTCTTAATTTTCTAGAATTCTGCGTAGCGACAAGATAAGAAATTTAACAACCCCAGCTTGTATTTACACTTCTTATACCCTAAAACTTGTTACAAAATTCACGGTAGAGGACCCGTGCCGAAAATGCCCTGATGCACTTGTGGGTTTTTACTTAAGATCCAAACAATATGTGAGGACCTTTATTAATTAGCATAGCAGGTCTAGTACATCGTCCTTTTTGAATGAACCAAAGTAGCTTAGCAATGAGAAGTGGaaaaactgctgctgctgctgtatcCACATGTTTAAGGACGCCAGCTTTTTGTCTAGATGAGTTAAACTGTATGCATTCGTATTTGTTAATGGCTAAATGATAAGGTTCGTAGGAATCTTGTTTAGCTGCAGCCGTATTTGTTAAGACTACGACATCTGACAAGAAGTTCATGCATCCTATCCAGGGAACGCTTGGTATGAGACTTTGAGCCGTGATAGGATGCACGCTTTTTTGGTGCATATATAATAGAATGCATGTGTACTTACATTCTTTTGCCTCttgtaggagtaaaatatcgcacacgttagtaaTCAAGCAAAGTAAAGAATACAATCTAAGCAAAGAGCATCATACAcatcaaagttgagatgacgcaccagatgatgtcagcaaattCACGAGTGAAGTACGAAGAACTGTGCGAAGAGGTattctatgcgaagatgagcgattgtatatgagcgactgtgtcgcatagtgatcccgaaaataccGGGtttcttagttgtcatccactatgtaaaatcctatataaaggagaaaggCCATTGTTTCTGGGAGAGGTCTTGatcaagaaatagagagagagagaaaataaatctaggtttcaagtaaaattgttgtaatacttgaatctatcttgtaagcattatcaaaattcaattaatcaaataagaattcataat encodes the following:
- the LOC113311386 gene encoding putative F-box protein At1g71320, producing the protein MENLHSDDILENILLQLPIEPALHAKRVCSTWRVILRCKTDKQGFLFKSCHADCGSRAKGKSNPVRTELFYADVYDQANIKYYYPRNIPTGLVGSCNGLVCSGTIPSLICNPLTGESMVLPINYSEFPRDISNTGRNYSGRLSSGFGYCPSTNEYKVVTIYHNPSAEGHKAHVQGYTVGGEWRYIGFIDRYKRCRFVCFSGIYANGVLYWLYVSDPVLVRLQECEIVAFNLEGETFDYIPLPGLLNYKDFEIPTFICPLKLLGGNNHLYLVHTNCKVSGSTDICVYKKNNISTGGPKLNNQSESSLDWIKELSIQREEKSGIIRLGITTRNDILLWYKRYSPFGYRLCCYDPKTSTLNELWDDDKAYSIDAVPHRHSIASLKDLGETNVTSLKDL
- the LOC113311385 gene encoding receptor kinase-like protein Xa21, encoding MGKRVGSVPYLPQLKELDLSGNYDLHPDLTRMFKHQWPKLKTLVISDTNLRSLELYGNSIKGYIHSSISSLKSLDSLDFSFNNFQGFIPKSICEMFSLRRLILSGNNVTGTIPNCLYKLKHLSVFDVKENFIEGSVCSKDSEFTTLFIDLSHNRLSGIIPSSIGNCSKLLSLNLGKNNLTGHIPNELEQVKSLRYLQLQDNFLDGTLVFNFFSIFADLEVLSLANNNFRGSIPTEFGSYNVLKIISLRSNKFQGTIPDEISYCQNLQILDLSKNNLTGIIPRQIGNSDMLSEQKDQKMGYIAKKGSFMGHIDS